Within the Pararhizobium capsulatum DSM 1112 genome, the region TCATCTACATGCGCGCTCTTCTGCAGTGGGACGTCGGTGGGGCTTCCGCGGGAGGCGTGATTGCTATCGTGCTTGCAAACATAGTCGCCGCGTTCCTCATCAGAACCTTTGCGAAAAATCTGGAGCGCGACTGATCATGAAAAAATCGAGAAACTCACTCATTGCGGGAATCATAGGATGGACGTCCGCTGTCGTGATGTTCTTTCCCATCTTCTGGATGGTCCTCACGTCCTTCAAAAGTGAAATCGACGCAGTCGTACCATCGATATTGTTCGAACCGACGCTTCAAAGCTATGTCGATGTGAACAGTCGTGCCAACTACTTTCACTACGCTCTGAATAGTCTGGTCGAATCGGTCGGCTCGACGGTTCTGGCTTTGATTATCGGACTGCCCGCGGCGTACGCCTGCGCGTTCTATCCTGGCAAGCGAACCAAGGATTTGCTCTTGTGGATGCTGTCTACCAAGATGATGCCGGCAGTTGGCGTGCTGGTTCCGATGTACCTTCTTTTCAGGGATGCGGGCCTGCTGGACACACGTATCGGGCTCGTGATCCTATTTACGCTATCAAACCTCCCCATCGTTATCTGGATGCTGTACTCGTTCTTCAAAGACGTGCCTACGCCTATCCTTGAGGCGGGAAGGATGGACGGCGCTCGGTTCTGGACGCAGATGCGCTACATTCTGATCCCGATCTCACTGCCAGGAATTGCATCGACCGCTCTGCTGTCCATCATCCTTTGCTGGAATGAAGCGTTCTGGTCGCTCAATCTATCTGCCTCCCAGTCCGGTCCCCTGACGGCTTTCATCGCATCCTTCTCAAGTCCTGAGGGACTGTTCTGGGCCAAACTGTCGGCGGCCTCTACGCTTGCGGTCGCCCCAATCCTCATCATGGGATGGATCACGCAGCGACAACTGGTGCGAGGCCTCACCTTCGGAGCCGTGAAATGATCGAACTACAGAATTCAAGGAACTACTCATGGCAAACCTGAGTCTGAAAAATGTTACCAAGTCGTTCGGCGCCCTGGAAATCATCAAGGGCATCGACCTTGAGATCAAGGACCACGAATTCTGCGTGTTCGTCGGGCCTTCCGGCTGCGGAAAATCGACTCTTTTGCGCATGATTGCCGGTTTGGAGGAGATTACGTCCGGAGATCTCCTGATCGCGGGCAAAAGGGTGAACGACATCCCGCCCGACGAACGCGGTCTTGCGATGGTTTTTCAAAGCTATGCCCTCTATCCACACATGACCGTCCGGGAGAACATGGGATTCGCACTCAAACTGGCAAAAGTACCGCAGGCCGAGCGCGACGCCCGAGTGGAACGGGTCGCCGATCTACTTGAGCTGCGACAATATCTGGATCGCAAGCCCGGTGCTCTCTCTGGAGGGCAGCGCCAGCGTGTTGCCATCGGCCGTGCCATTATCCGCGAACCATCGATCTTCCTCTTTGACGAGCCGCTATCCAACCTCGATGCAGCTTTGCGGGTCCAGACACGCATCGAACTTGCTCGGTTGCACGAGCGCCTTGGTTCAACGATGATCTACGTGACGCACGACCAAGTGGAGGCGATGACGCTTGCGGACAAGATCGTCGTCTTGAAGGACGGCAGGATCGAGCAGGTCGGCAGCCCGATGGAGCTTTATCATCACCCCGTCAATCGTTTCGTGGGCGGGTTCATCGGCAGCCCGAAAATGAATTTCATAAAAGGGTCGGTCATCTCTGCATCCACCGGCGGCGTCGAGGTTTCTCTCCTTGGAAGCTCGCGCCTGACCGTACCGGTGTCGCCAAACAAAGTCGCCATTGGCGACAGCGTTGATGTCGGCGTGAGGCCTGAGCATCTCCGACTGGACGACGCAGGCCCGCTGACTGGCGGGGTGATCGTCGTCGAGCGGCTTGGCAGTGAGACGTTTATTCACGTTGAACTTAGTCCCGACACGATCGTGATCGCTCAACTTGATGGCAGCAGCAGTGTACGCGTCCATGACCGAGTTCGTCTCGCGGCGACGGCGGGCTCCAGCCATGTTTTTGCGCCTGATGGCGCCGCGTTGCCATCGCTGACGACCCACCCGCTTGTCGCTGAACATATCTGAAGTTTGGAGGTTCCATGTATCTTGAGAAAATGCGCCTGGACGGGCAGACCGCCTTCATCACCGGTGGTGGCCGCGGGATCGGGCTTGCTGCCGCCGAAGCTCTTTTCGAAGCCGGCGCGCACGTCATCATCTCCGACGTCAACGACGAGTTGCTTGAAAGTGGTCGCGCCTACCTCGCAACCAAGGGCTATGCGGCAGATGCCGTCCGTCTCGATGTCACGCGTCCAGACGATGTGGCGGCCGCCGCAAAGGCAGCGAACGAACGACACGGTTCCGTCGACATCCTTGTGGCAAACGCCGGAATTGCTTGGCCGGATACTCCAGGGGAAGAGATCGCCGACGACAATTGGAGGCGGCTGATCGACGTCGATCTCAACGGGGTCTACTGGTCCTGCCGTGAGTTCGGAAAACACATGCTCGGTCGTTCTAAGGGCGCGATCGTTACGCTCGGCTCTATCTCGGGACTGATATCCAACAAGCCCCAGCGGCAAGCTCACTACAATTCCGCCAAGGCCGCGGTCCATCATCTGACGAAAAGCCTTGGTGGCGAATGGGCGGAGCGGGGGGTCCGGGTTAACTGCGTCGCACCGACTTACGTTGACACGCCGATGTCAAACACAAGCTTCGACGACCCGGAGCGAATGCCGATCTGGATGGATTTTACTCCCATGCGGCGTGTCGCAAAACCGGACGAAGTGGCATCCGCGATCCTGTTTCTTGCGAGTGGTGCTTCCAGCGCGATGACTGGGACGGTAATTCCGGTCGATTGCGGCTATACGATCTGGTGATCGCTGGGGCAGGGTTAGCTCGCCGCGATCTCACGTAATGCGTTCGCGATGGCTTTTCCGTCGTGCTGGCCCCTGTTCCAGGCGTCTTCGTACTCGCCGATGATCACGGCGGGCTGATCGCAATCGTCGGTCTCATGTGAAAGGTAGGGGAAGGCGCCGACCGTCTTCTCGAACGGAAAGAGCACCCTGTTAGCGAGGACATGTGTCAACAGTTGGCGGCGAGACCTATCGTCCCGCTGCCATTGGCTCCGACACGCCCGCAAAATGTCACCAAGCTTTAGATCGGTGGTTTCCGGACATTGGAGAATATTGCCGATCCAGACACGAGGGCAATTCACTTTCAACAGTGTGGTGGCGATTTCCTGGATCTGTAAGTGCGGAAGGAGGCTCGTGAAGACGCTTCCGGGGCCGAAGGCGATCAGATCTGCATTCGCGAGGGCTTCCAGGGCCGCGGGATTAGCTTTCGGCCGATCGTTCGAAGTCCTTGAAAGCTCGACATAGTCGATACCGATCGTTGCCTCGTCTTCTGACAGCTTGGTAATCGCATCCTGCCGCTCAATCTTTCTGCCGTTTTTCAACGTCGCGGTGAGGACGAGATCGTTCTCGAGAGACGACGTCCATACATCGCCGACAACGCTGCAGAGCTTGCGGAACACGAACACGGCGGTGTTAATGTCGCCATTATGGGCCAGACAGGCGCCGGCAAGGATGAAGTTGCCGATGCTGCCGTTTCTGTAATCGAAGCCCGCTCCGACCGTCGACGCAAACGTCTTCAGATAGTTCAGGATCGCCCCTCTCAAGCCGGGGTGCATCCGTTCAAGCAAAGGGTGCCGCGCCTCGGAGTAAAATTGAAATTCGGCGCGAGCGACGTCCATCCCGAGATTGCTCGACAAACGGGCGTTGCAAATCTTGACAACATCTCCCGCTCGTCCTTCACCATGCGCCATCGTCATCAGGGCCTGGCGAAGGTCGCCCACAGCAAGGAGGCCCACCTTCTCGCGGATTAGCTTCGAGCTTCCCCCACTATCCCAGCTAGGCACGACACGTGTCAAATGTGCGTTGCCGCAAAGCGCGAGGTTGATCGAGCGACAGGCGCTTCCTCCTGAGAACAGGACAATTCGTTTCAATGCTGCTCCACGGATGATGGCGGCGACGTCGTCAGGTGCCGAGTTTCTGTTCAAATGAGTCCGTTATCCACGTCAGAACCGTATCCGTTTCTATCGGTGTCGTAGTGTCAATATCGAACACGGGTCCGAGACCGCAAGGCCTCGCCCGTCGAGCCAACTCGATGAGTTCCGGCACGTAGGCCAATCCGGGATGGCCGGGCAGCCGTCGGCCGCTGCGTTGTCCATATCGCTGGCCGATTACGTCGGGAGGGGCATGGCACCACAGCTCCAGCACTTCCGTTATACCCGCCATTGCGAGATGTTCGCGCAGGACGTCGACGGGTTGAAATCCGAACCAGGCATCGACAATGAACGTCGAACCAGGAGGGGACTCTTTGATGATTGAGAAAATCGACTTGTAACTGGCACGGCCGAGGACACGATTGAACGGCCGATCGACGTTCTCGATCAATTCGAGAAATGGGTTCTTCACGGTGTCCAGCGCCAGGATAGGCCAACCGGTTTTCTCGGACAATGAGCCAGCTACTCCGCTTTTTCCGGAAGCGGGAACCCCGTTGACCATGAGGAGCCGCTTAGCCGTTCCGTGGTTGGAACGCGACACCACTTCGAGGGCGGCAAGCCCTGATCCGATTACGCCGGCATCGTCGCCGAGCTCTGCAAGGCGGACCGGCACTTGATACCAGGTTTGAAGGTCAGGAAGAAAATTCAAAGAAGCGACGGCGGCCTCACCCATGCCCCCGCCCAGCACGAGGACGTCGGGATCGAAGGCTGCAGAAAGAGTGTTTATAGCGGCACGTAGAGGCCCGCCCCACGCGCGCATGACGCCGATTGCTCGCTCATTGCCTGCTTCCGCGCTTTCGCGAACGTGCTCGAAACGAATTTCGGGCCCATAACCGACGTCGTTCAGATGGCGTCGCAATGAAGTGCCCGACGATTCCGTTTCGATACAACCACGCTGACCACACGGGCAAGGCTGCCCATTTAAGTTGACCACCAGATGACCGAGCTGACCCGCACATCTCTTGCCGTTGACAATCTGGCCGTCCTCCATGACCGCACCGCCAATCCCAGTGCCGATCGTCATCATGACGGCGTTGCGCAATCCTCTGGCCGCTCCGCGTCGCGACTCGCCGATGAGTGCCATGCTGCAATCATTGGCCACCAAGGTCGGGTGACCAAAACTATCTGCAAGCTCGCGTCTCAGATCGACGCCGGAGAGATCCAGGAAACCGCCTGAAATGATCTCGCCCGTCCAGCCGTTCACTCGTCCGGGGATGCCGACGCCGATGGCCCGAGCGCCGTCTCCATCCATGCTTCGAACCAAGTCCCTGATCAGTCCAAGCGCCGTTGTCGGATCGCGGCTTCCGGCGATTGACCGCCTTTCAAGGATCTCTCCTGAGGGAGAGATCCTTGCTACCCGCATATTCGTGCCGCCAACATCAATGCCGATTGCAAAATCTTTTGGAGACATTTCGTTTGCGAACCTCAGGCAGCGGCACTATCGGCGCGGTAGCGGCGGATGATATTCTGAATGTCCTGAAGGCGGGAGATCGCGATTGTCGAAAGTTTCTCCTTCGAAACCTTGCGGTCGAGCGAGATGCAATCCTTCCAGAGAGACCTTCCTGCGATGACGCCGGAGGCACCGTTTTTCATTGCCGCTTCGACCTGTGGAAGGAATGTCTTGTGATCTACACCAGCAGACAGTACCGCCCACGGTACATCGCCGGCGATTTTGGTGACTTCAGCACATGCTTCCTCCGTCCCAGGATAGGGAATCTTGAGGACCTTGGAACCAAGTTCCAGGCATGCTCTCGAACCCTCGACGATCAGCATCGGAACTTTCGATTCATAGTCTTCCTTGCTTTCGCCTTCCAGTTGATAGGTTAGGAACTCGACGACAAGCAGCAGGTCTTCCGCAGCGAAGTCCTGGATGCTCTTTTTCAGCGTCTCCAGGTTCCTCGTATTTGCATCCGGCGTATCCATGCGCAGGTAGATCATGATCTTCCCGCCCGTAGCACCTAGTTCACGCACTTTCCGGGCATCGATGCCGTCAACCATCTTTGAGATACGATAGCCCTCGGCGGAAGTTTCCCAACCCGAGGCGTCGATGCCGATTAGAAGTGCAGTATCTCTAGGCAGTATATCGTCGTCCACCAGTCCGGGAACAGCACAAACCGGATCTACCAACACGCAACCAGCCTTGGAGGCCAGGTACAGGGTGATATCTGCCTTCGTTTCCCCGAGTGTTTCATTACTGATTTTCGCCTGTTCTTCGGGGGTCGCCGCGAGTACAGTGCGCATTCCACCCCGCTGATCGCACGCAATTACCATCATGGCTCCGCTAGAATCACAAATCTGGTGATAGCCGCGGCGCTCCGCGGTGGTCATAGCTGTCATACTCGTGTTCCCTCTTACATGTGCGTTGACGGTGTCGGCGCTTGGTCGGATTTTGGTCACACGTCTTCCTTTCGCGCCATCTCAAGCGATCGCTTGTATGGGACGATGTCTGGATTGAATTGTGGACCCGTTAGGTGTAACTTTCCGCCTTATGTAACACATTGCAGAAAGGAATTGCAAGCTGCTTCCGCAAACATCACACGACACGACGTCTCGAGCGACGATCCATATGGTGGCAAAGCTTCACTATGAAAGCGATATGCCGCAAGTCGAGATTGCGAAGAAGCTGGGCGTTTCCACCGCGACAGTTTCACGGCTTCTTACGAGGGCGCGGGCGCTTGGAATTGTACGGATCCAGGTCATGGACCTGGTGATTCCAGACGAGATTACGGCCCGTCTGATTGAGGTTCTCGGTTTGAAGCGCGCCGCCGTGGTCGATACACCTTCGACCGGTGTTCTTTCCTCGTTGGCAACGCCTCTTGGTAATATGCTGAAGGACGAAAACCTCTCGAAGGGAGCTGTCGTCGGAATAGGTTGGGGGCGCGCGGTGCGCGAGGTCATACAAGCCGGTTTGCCACGGGTACCAGAAGTTCGTGCAGTTGCGTTGAACGGGGGATTGCAGCAGTCCGCCCCTCATTTTCAGATCAATGAGTTTGTTCGCCAGGCCGCAGAGCAATTCGGTGGCACGGCGCACTTTCTGCACGCCCCATACGTCTCTTCTGTCGAACTGAGAGACGCGTTCCTCACTGACCCAGTCGTCAAGCAAACTACGGGTCTCTGGGATCAACTTGACTGTGCGATCGTGGGGATCGGTCTTCCCCATGCGATAAACCCTCCGGAGGCAAGTGCAGCCACGATTAGCGAGCAGGACATCGGAGGAGCGGTCGGCGACGTTATTCGACATTACGTCGATCGCGACGGCGCCCTTCTTCACTGGGAGGGAGAGGAACGAATGATTGCGGCGTCGGTCGCGCAGTTGCGGAACGTGGGACTGTCAATTGGCGTCGCCGCGACCGTTGAAAAGGCTGCTGGGATAGTGGGAGCTGTTCGGTCCGGAATGATCAACGCCCTTGTAACAGACACCACGACGGCGCTCGCTGTTTTGGAAATCTGTGAGGCCGACCCAAAGATCCATGCCGATCGGGCTGCTCAGAAATAGTGTGAAATAACTTTCTGGAAAAAATTGCTTGACGCTGTTCCATGCGTTAGGCGAATATCCCACGTGCTGAACATTGAGGAGCGTTCGCGTAGCAATTCAGCGAGGGGGATGCTGTGGAAGTTCGTTCGGGATCACCGGAGGCCTCCCTGCCGGTCGAAGGTGGTCACACCGTGTTCCGATGCTTGATAGAGAGATTACGATGAGACGACCAACTCCTCGCACCGCAACCAAATCTCGACGTCTGGAACACCAATGACCACAGCCCTCTCAGTCAACGTCAACGCGATAGCTTTTCTCCGGAATCGACGGAAACTTCCTTGGCCAAGTGTCGAAGGCTTGGGCAGGATCGCCCTTGATGCCGGAGCACAGGGGCTGACCGTGCACCCAAGGCCAGATGAACGACACATCCGCTTCGCCGATCTGCCCGTTCTTAGAAACCTGATTGACGAATTCAGGGGTGCGGAGTTCAACATCGAAGGTTATCCGACCCGCCAGTTTTTGGACCTCTGCCGCGATTCCCGTGCCGACCAGGTAACTCTCGTTCCCGATGATCCCCTGCAGGCGACTTCCGATCATGGTTGGGATTTCAGGAAGCATAAAGCCTTTCTGATCGAGGCAGTGTCGGAGCTCAAAACCTCAGGGATCCGTGTTTCGGTGTTCGCTGACGGTGACGGTGATGAAGGCTCGATGGACGTTGCGAAGGAAGTCGGAGCCGACCGGATTGAATTGTATACCGGACCATATGGTGGATGCTTCGATGATCAAGAGCGAGCCCTCGTCGTTCTTGAGCAGTTGGGTCGGACAGCCGATGCTGCGCGCGCGCGCGGCCTTGACGTCAACGCCGGCCACGATCTGACGGTGGCGAACCTGCCCAAGCTGATCGAGAGAATTCCCTATTTGGCCGAGGTGTCAATCGGCCATGATCTAACCGCCGATGCTCTGACGCATGGGATGGCAGAGACTGTTCGTCGTTTTCGACAATCTTGTGGACAAATGATCTGATTAATTTTGAGTTCTGGACACCGTTATGACTGAAATAAAATCTGTAATCTTCGACTGCGACGGTGTTTTGGTCGATTCCGAAATCATTGGTATAAAGATCGAAGTAGAACTCCTTCATGGAGCGGGTTGCGAAATAAGTGTCGAGCAATTGGCCGAGCGTTTCAGTGGCATGAGTTGGAAGGATATTCTGCTCATCCTGGAGAAGGAACGCGGGTTGAGCCTGATGGATTTGCTGCTCGACAGGACCGAAGCTGAACTCGATGTGCGCATTCCGGCAGAGGCCCGAGCAATAGACGGCGTGCTGGCAGTCCTGCAAGAATTGCGGTATCCCCGCTGCGTTTGTTCAAACACAAAATTATCGCGTGTCGAAGAGGTTCTGACCAACGTTGGCCTAAAAGAATTCTTTGCGCCTAATATCTATTCGGCAAAGGATCTGGGTGAGGGGAGGTCCAAGCCGAAGCCTGACATTTTTCTGTTCGGCGCACAGCAAATGGGGTTCGATCCGTCACAAACCGTGGTGATTGAAGACTCGGTTCACGGTGTTCACGCCGCGCGCGCCGCTGGTATGCAGGTCATAGGCTTCACCGGAGGATCCCACACATATCGTGATCATTCCGAAAACCTTCTCGAGGGGGGTGCTCGGTCGACCATTTCGGATATGCGGGACCTGCCTGCGGCCATCGGCGCAATCACCAGCCTCCATCGCGGCTAAGGACAAAAGCTGAACCATCGGTGCGATGTCGATGCCGGATATACAATCAAATGCAAGGAGACTCGAATGACAGGCATCCTCGATGGCAAAATTGCAGTCATCACTGGCGCGGCCTCGGGCATTGGACTGGCGACGTCCAAAGTCCTCATGGCAGAGGGAGCGACGGTTGTGATGGTGGATCGAAATAAGGTCGCGCTTGACGACTTGGTCGCTGCCAACGGAGACAAAGCAATTGCGCAGGTGACTGATCTCCTGAATGCCGAAAGCTGCGCGGCGATGGTTTCAGAAATCTTGGCTAAGACAGGTAAAATCGACATCCTTTATTGTAATGCGGGCACATACATTGGCGGCGACCTGATCGACACCAACGCGGAAGCAATCGATCGAATGCTGAACCTCAATATCAATGCCGTCATCAAAAACGTACACGCTGTTCTGCCGCATATGATCGAGCGGGGAACCGGAGATATCATTGTCACAAGTTCACTCGCCGGACACGCGGCAATCAAACACGAACCCGTGTACTCTGCGTCGAAATGGGCAATGACCTGCTTCACACAGACAACACGGCGTCAAGTCAACAAACACGGCATTCGCGTCTCCCAAGTATCGCCAGGCCCAGTGATATCCGCACTGCTTGCCGACTGGGAGCCAGAACGGCTCCAGGCCGTCAAGGACGCGGGAGCCGTTATCGAACCTAAGGAAGTCGCAGAGGCTGTTCTGTTTATTCTAAGCCGCCCGCGCAATGTGACCATTCACGACGTAATCGTATTGCCGACTAATGTAGACGGCTAGAGGCCGCAATAGTCTTTCACTTCGGGGCTGAATTGTCAGCCGCAGCGCCTCGTCAACTTCCATCTCGTCTATCGTCAATAGGGTTCTTCGCATCGATCAGAACATCGTTATGTCAGCGCACGTAGCCCCGACGGAGCGCCAAAAAATAATCCGGCTAAAGCTCTAGACGGGGCGATATTGCTGTTTTGGCGGCCATAACGGTGCTCGCTCGGCGTGACGGCCGAAATGCTTGTAGGTCCGCTCACGCTCGAACAATGAAGGGACGGCGACTTTTCTCGACGCTGCTGACCGATCCGCAAGCTCAGGATCGAATTGAACCCAAATGATGAGCATATCAAGGAGCAGTAAACATGCCGCATGACAGTGCCTTGCTTTCTGCCGGAGCCGTTGCTCTTTCGACCTCGGCAACCGTGGCAGCTCTGATTGCCCATCTTGGACGAATGGGCGCCGTCAGTAAGCAAGCTGAGCAAGAAATCTATGAGGACGCTTTGCTGATGCTTGAGGAAGGTCAGGCGGACGATGAGAGTGGAGTATTCTTCGCAGCCAGAGCGCTTATCGAAAGGCAATTGGCGATGGATGAGGTCGTGAGAGGCACAGCGGGACAAGCGGAATGACTTTTCAAATTAGGGAGGAGACGTGTCTTGTCTCGCATGCGTGCGTCATCATTCCAACACTGGTCTGGCTGACGGCGACGATCCTGATCGGCTGATCAGTCGACGCTTGACGGAGAAACTCCGCATCTCCTCGCTCCGAAATCCGCTTTTCTTCGCCATCATTGTGCTCTGCATTCTTCTGCCGGGCGTTGGCCTAGTGCGTATTCCGATGATACCGGCCACCCATTCCGACATGAAGCCGGCCACCCATTCCGAATTCATTCCGGCCACGATTCCGGCGTGAAGCCGGCCATCTCAAGATGAACTCTGGGTCTATGCAATGAATGGATCCTGATAGTCGCGTGGTTGCGGCCTATCTGCTTGCTTTGCCCATCGGGTGGGATCGGGAAAAGAGCGAACGGAGCGCCGGACTTCGCACGTTCCCGCTTGTCGCCATCGCGAGCTGTGGTTTCATCCAAGCCACCGAGCACCTTACTGCTGGCAATCCGGAGGCCACCGCCCGGATAGTCGAGGGCCTGATCACCGGAATGGGGTTCATCGGCGGTGGCGCAATCCTTGTTGTTAAAAACAATGTCAAAGGCACCGCAACCGCCGCCAGTTTGGGGGCGACTGGAGCGGTTGGCACTGCGGTTGGCCTGGGCTCGTACGACATAGCAGTCGTTTTGTCAGTCATGACCTTCTTCACCCTGCGGATCATGACGAACTTGAAGCCCGACGCACCCAGCGACGAGCAAAACAGTAGTCATACCGCGTCGCACCGAGCGCCATGCAGCTATTGTCTACGCCCCCAGTAATCACCTTGACGCCGGCGGGCAGTCCCAGCCCAAGAGCGATATCGGGCAATACCTCGCCGACGACATCGGTAGAGGCTATCGCCCGCGGCATCAGCCCTGGCTCGAGGCCTGCGGCTGCAAGCAGCTCGGGCGAATAGCGGCGTGCTTCAAGATCATAGACGCCCGTGCCGGATGCGTAAGAATGATCGGTCGCGATGATGCCGGTCAAGCGGAAGTTGATATAGTCTTTTGTGCCGATGATGGTGCGCGTCCGCGCGAACAACTCAGGTTCATGGGTACGCAGCCAATGGATCTTGAAGATGGGGTAGAGCGGCGCTGGGAAGCCGTTGCCAGTCTTTCGATACCATTCTTTTTTGTCGAGGCGGGTGAAAAACGCTTCCGCTTCTGCCTCGGCCCGGCCGTCCGACCAAATCGGCACGCGATCCTGAAGCAAGACGCCATCGGCATCGAGCGGCACGCAACCCAGGCTGTGCCCCGACAATGAAATTGCCCTGATCGATGTGGGATCAACGCCTGGTGCAGCCAGTAGAGCCAGAATACTGCGGCTGACGACATCCCACCAGTCGAGCGGCCGCTGTTCGTGGCGGGAGGGTGACGGATAAAAATACTGGTCGCTGGAACAGGCAAAGCTAAAAAAGCCTAGCTAGACGAGTTCGAGGTTTATCCCGTTCTGCTGTAGGTATTGGATGATCCGTTCATCGACAGTCTGGGGGACAATAACGACATCGAACACCGAGAGATCGGCAACGTGGTTCAGCGCCGAAAAATGGAACTTGCTTTCGTCCACGAGGAGGATCTTCTTGCGGGCGATGCGGATCATCGACTGCTTGACCCGGAGGACCTGTTCATCCTGCGTGTAAAGCGAGAGGCCTTGGATCGTCGTGGTCGACATCAGGGCGACGTCGACATGGTAGGACTGTATCGCTTTTTCACACGCAAGGCCGAAAAAGCCATTGTAAACCCGATGGTACTTCCCCCCCAGCGCGATCAGTTCGATATCGGCCACATCGCGCAGGCGCTCGATTACGGGAATTGCGTTTGTGATCACCGTCACAGGCGTCACCGATTCGATGAAGTCGCAGGCGTGGTAGGTCGTCGAGCTGTCGTCCCATATGACGGCATTGCCCGGATCGATATGGGCGACCGCAGCGCGTGCGAGCCGCCTTTTTTCGTCCACGAACTGGCGCGCACGGAAAACATAGCTGCTCTCGTGCAGCATTGATTTCTCTGCTGTCACAGCGCCTCGAATTCGCCGGACCAGTCCCTGATCTTGAAGATCGTTCAGGTCTCGATGGATCGTCATCAAGCTGACGCCGAGCGAAATCGCCAGATCCTTGATCTGCGCCGTGCCGTTTTCCATCAACGTCCTGACGATCGTAGATCGGCGCAGGTCCGCCTTGGATTCGTTGTGCTGGGGACCGTCGGCTTTTGCCGGCGCATTGTCGATCTGGTGGGCCAATTGGTCGTCCTCCCGGCGCTTTTCGTTAGCGAAGGCATCGTCTCTCTGCAAGTCATGCCAGCATGTTTTCACCGCGTGGTTCTCTTAAAAGTCGACTGGGCAGCACCCAGACGGCGACATATGAGAATGTTAAATAACATCAAATCCATCACAAAATGTCGAGCAGAGTGAGAATTTCCATGCCAACAAAAAAC harbors:
- a CDS encoding carbohydrate ABC transporter permease; amino-acid sequence: MKKSRNSLIAGIIGWTSAVVMFFPIFWMVLTSFKSEIDAVVPSILFEPTLQSYVDVNSRANYFHYALNSLVESVGSTVLALIIGLPAAYACAFYPGKRTKDLLLWMLSTKMMPAVGVLVPMYLLFRDAGLLDTRIGLVILFTLSNLPIVIWMLYSFFKDVPTPILEAGRMDGARFWTQMRYILIPISLPGIASTALLSIILCWNEAFWSLNLSASQSGPLTAFIASFSSPEGLFWAKLSAASTLAVAPILIMGWITQRQLVRGLTFGAVK
- a CDS encoding ABC transporter ATP-binding protein; amino-acid sequence: MANLSLKNVTKSFGALEIIKGIDLEIKDHEFCVFVGPSGCGKSTLLRMIAGLEEITSGDLLIAGKRVNDIPPDERGLAMVFQSYALYPHMTVRENMGFALKLAKVPQAERDARVERVADLLELRQYLDRKPGALSGGQRQRVAIGRAIIREPSIFLFDEPLSNLDAALRVQTRIELARLHERLGSTMIYVTHDQVEAMTLADKIVVLKDGRIEQVGSPMELYHHPVNRFVGGFIGSPKMNFIKGSVISASTGGVEVSLLGSSRLTVPVSPNKVAIGDSVDVGVRPEHLRLDDAGPLTGGVIVVERLGSETFIHVELSPDTIVIAQLDGSSSVRVHDRVRLAATAGSSHVFAPDGAALPSLTTHPLVAEHI
- a CDS encoding SDR family NAD(P)-dependent oxidoreductase — protein: MYLEKMRLDGQTAFITGGGRGIGLAAAEALFEAGAHVIISDVNDELLESGRAYLATKGYAADAVRLDVTRPDDVAAAAKAANERHGSVDILVANAGIAWPDTPGEEIADDNWRRLIDVDLNGVYWSCREFGKHMLGRSKGAIVTLGSISGLISNKPQRQAHYNSAKAAVHHLTKSLGGEWAERGVRVNCVAPTYVDTPMSNTSFDDPERMPIWMDFTPMRRVAKPDEVASAILFLASGASSAMTGTVIPVDCGYTIW
- a CDS encoding gluconeogenesis factor YvcK family protein, whose protein sequence is MNRNSAPDDVAAIIRGAALKRIVLFSGGSACRSINLALCGNAHLTRVVPSWDSGGSSKLIREKVGLLAVGDLRQALMTMAHGEGRAGDVVKICNARLSSNLGMDVARAEFQFYSEARHPLLERMHPGLRGAILNYLKTFASTVGAGFDYRNGSIGNFILAGACLAHNGDINTAVFVFRKLCSVVGDVWTSSLENDLVLTATLKNGRKIERQDAITKLSEDEATIGIDYVELSRTSNDRPKANPAALEALANADLIAFGPGSVFTSLLPHLQIQEIATTLLKVNCPRVWIGNILQCPETTDLKLGDILRACRSQWQRDDRSRRQLLTHVLANRVLFPFEKTVGAFPYLSHETDDCDQPAVIIGEYEDAWNRGQHDGKAIANALREIAAS
- a CDS encoding ROK family protein, giving the protein MSPKDFAIGIDVGGTNMRVARISPSGEILERRSIAGSRDPTTALGLIRDLVRSMDGDGARAIGVGIPGRVNGWTGEIISGGFLDLSGVDLRRELADSFGHPTLVANDCSMALIGESRRGAARGLRNAVMMTIGTGIGGAVMEDGQIVNGKRCAGQLGHLVVNLNGQPCPCGQRGCIETESSGTSLRRHLNDVGYGPEIRFEHVRESAEAGNERAIGVMRAWGGPLRAAINTLSAAFDPDVLVLGGGMGEAAVASLNFLPDLQTWYQVPVRLAELGDDAGVIGSGLAALEVVSRSNHGTAKRLLMVNGVPASGKSGVAGSLSEKTGWPILALDTVKNPFLELIENVDRPFNRVLGRASYKSIFSIIKESPPGSTFIVDAWFGFQPVDVLREHLAMAGITEVLELWCHAPPDVIGQRYGQRSGRRLPGHPGLAYVPELIELARRARPCGLGPVFDIDTTTPIETDTVLTWITDSFEQKLGT
- a CDS encoding tagatose-bisphosphate aldolase; translated protein: MTAMTTAERRGYHQICDSSGAMMVIACDQRGGMRTVLAATPEEQAKISNETLGETKADITLYLASKAGCVLVDPVCAVPGLVDDDILPRDTALLIGIDASGWETSAEGYRISKMVDGIDARKVRELGATGGKIMIYLRMDTPDANTRNLETLKKSIQDFAAEDLLLVVEFLTYQLEGESKEDYESKVPMLIVEGSRACLELGSKVLKIPYPGTEEACAEVTKIAGDVPWAVLSAGVDHKTFLPQVEAAMKNGASGVIAGRSLWKDCISLDRKVSKEKLSTIAISRLQDIQNIIRRYRADSAAA
- a CDS encoding sugar-binding transcriptional regulator; amino-acid sequence: MVAKLHYESDMPQVEIAKKLGVSTATVSRLLTRARALGIVRIQVMDLVIPDEITARLIEVLGLKRAAVVDTPSTGVLSSLATPLGNMLKDENLSKGAVVGIGWGRAVREVIQAGLPRVPEVRAVALNGGLQQSAPHFQINEFVRQAAEQFGGTAHFLHAPYVSSVELRDAFLTDPVVKQTTGLWDQLDCAIVGIGLPHAINPPEASAATISEQDIGGAVGDVIRHYVDRDGALLHWEGEERMIAASVAQLRNVGLSIGVAATVEKAAGIVGAVRSGMINALVTDTTTALAVLEICEADPKIHADRAAQK